A part of Candida albicans SC5314 chromosome 2, complete sequence genomic DNA contains:
- a CDS encoding uncharacterized protein (Ortholog(s) have role in barrier septum assembly, positive regulation of GTPase activity, protein localization to bud neck and barrier septum, cell division site, cellular bud neck, cytosol localization), with protein sequence MLFQTTLTPEQEECPITVRLEASASSIVRGCPGIPRSIPRIETVLNIRSINHSPFPLRSVSIKLMTKQKVMIPTKFGSSEAFKEFIIYEDPLTYQPPMGEFSQLLHGLDIPILIPIPKDLTPTGHSPTLGATTIHNLVVFVSLGNSASTESTFVDYFPVDIKMYDTLPIYRQYNEPIVESRYSSDNQTLVEVAIPVTSIGPGDNLKVMCTVKTNSANNKVKKHIALKQLTFQVKEILECFDGGLPPRKEFKLHTESKAFAKEINTQGTSQTFSIQFPYENEYLEMFTPKEDGSSNNTDITESFSTTIIESTNISKLKVLDKLPDGVPLTHIQGFTLSGKFYSIWFEIVIKVKLSHAKDIDIHIPIIVCPFNKESSTYILNWIMAECEVAKREFGKEFNRIYSSTSKYSEMVKLIDRFRQPPVVCDNGKIKGITDPIPNKSLPNISSNSNSNSNSGLCID encoded by the coding sequence ATGTTATTTCAAACAACATTAACTCcagaacaagaagaatgCCCTATAACAGTGCGATTGGAAGCCAGTGCATCTTCTATTGTACGAGGGTGTCCGGGGATCCCGCGAAGCATCCCGAGAATTGAAACCGTGCTAAATATCAGATCAATTAACCATTCTCCATTTCCACTCCGGTCGGTTAGCATAAAACTAAtgacaaaacaaaaagttaTGATTCCAACTAAATTTGGAAGTAGCGAAGCATTCAAGGAATTTATCATCTATGAAGATCCTTTGACTTATCAGCCACCTATGGGTGAGTTTTCGCAGCTACTACATGGCCTAGATATTCCAATACTAATACCCATCCCAAAAGATCTTACACCAACTGGACATTCACCTACTTTGGGGGCCACAACAATACACAATTTAGTAGTTTTTGTATCCCTAGGAAATTCTGCTTCCACGGAGTCAACGTTTGTCGACTATTTCCCTGTTGATATTAAAATGTACGACACATTACCAATATATCGACAATACAATGAGCCAATAGTGGAATCGAGATACTCCTCGGATAACCAAACTTTGGTTGAAGTTGCAATACCAGTGACTTCAATTGGTCCTGGAGATAATCTAAAGGTTATGTGCACGGTAAAGACGAATTCAGCCAATaataaagtgaaaaaaCACATTGCATTGAAACAGTTGACATTTCAAGTTAAAGAGATACTTGAGTGTTTTGATGGTGGGCTCCCCCCTCGGaaagaattcaaattgCACACTGAGTCAAAAGCGTTTGccaaagaaataaatacCCAAGGCACGTCGCAGACGTTTAGTATTCAGTTTCCTTATGAAAATGAGTATTTGGAGATGTTCACCCCAAAGGAAGATGGGTCCTCAAATAATACAGATATTACAGAGAGTTTTTCAACGACAATTATAGAGTCgacaaatatttcaaagcTCAAGGTTTTGGATAAGCTACCTGATGGGGTGCCTTTAACACATATACAAGGGTTTACATTACTGGGGAAATTCTATTCGATAtggtttgaaattgttattaaaGTGAAACTATCTCATGCTAAAGATATTGACATACATATACCTATAATTGTGTGTCCCTTTAACAAAGAGTCAAGCACATATATACTCAATTGGATAATGGCGGAATGTGAAGTTGCAAAACGTGAATTTGGGAAAGAATTCAATAGGATTTATTCTTCAACCTCAAAGTATCTGGAAATGGTAAAACTAATAGACCGTTTTCGACAACCACCGGTGGTTTGCGACAACGGGAAAATCAAAGGGATTACCGATCCTATTCCCAATAAGCTGTTGCCGAATATTAGCTCGAACTCGAATTCGAATTCGAATTCGGGGTTGTGTATAGATTAA
- the DFG10 gene encoding putative polyprenol reductase (Ortholog(s) have role in dolichol biosynthetic process, dolichol-linked oligosaccharide biosynthetic process, polyprenol catabolic process, pseudohyphal growth): MAIYDSQLTVVALYSLIIIAIYSAKFITPLNELLQYGKTVSQDVREHARLENNLIKQTIGFISKYFVVPKAWFVHFYITLFALSSLIFLASFNEPISSDPEKFKNLILIHRLLWVQGIRRLTECLTITNFSKTSKMNVSHYVVGLSHYILVTWATYLGLSKYGSHQVPNNYTVFDIVLIIGFAICSLLQFQAHYHLSTLVKYTLPDFKFVSSPHYFYEILIYTILLSFAIKDGFDMVSVTFFTAWLFVISNLSISSLETFSYYQKKYKEEFKLKWAVLPGIL; this comes from the coding sequence atggCTATTTATGACAGTCAGCTTACAGTGGTTGCACTATATCTGCTAATTATTATTGCAATATATTCAGCAAAGTTTATTACACCATTGAACGAGTTGTTACAGTATGGGAAAACTGTATCTCAAGATGTAAGGGAACATGCTCGGTTAGAGAACAATCTtatcaaacaaacaattggGTTTATatccaaatattttgtGGTTCCCAAGGCATGGtttgttcatttttatATCACTTTGTTTGCTTTAtcttctttgatttttttggcGTCATTCAATGAACCAATATCGTCCGATcctgaaaaattcaaaaacttgattttgattcatCGATTACTATGGGTCCAAGGAATAAGAAGGTTAACTGAATGTCTCACTATTaccaatttttccaaaaccTCAAAGATGAACGTGAGCCATTATGTAGTAGGACTAAGTCATTATATCTTAGTGACGTGGGCTACCTATTTGGGGCTAAGTAAATATGGATCACATCAAGTCCCTAACAACTATACtgtatttgatattgtatTAATCATAGGGTTTGCAATTTGCTCTTTGCTACAATTCCAAGCTCACTATCACTTGTCAACCTTAGTGAAATACACTTTGCCAGACttcaaatttgtttcatCACCTCATTATTTCTACGAGATATTGATTTACACGATCTTGCTCAGTTTTGCAATTAAAGATGGTTTCGATATGGTTTCAGTAACATTCTTCACTGCCTGGTTATTTGTCATAAGTAATCTAAGCATAAGCTCTCTTGAAACATTTAGCTATTACCAGAAAAAGTACAAAGAAGAATTCAAGTTGAAGTGGGCTGTATTGCCAGGTATATTGTAG
- the PGA55 gene encoding Pga55p (GPI-anchored adhesin-like protein; filament induced; regulated by Nrg1, Tup1; regulated upon hyphal formation; mRNA binds to She3 and is localized to yeast-form buds and hyphal tips; induced during chlamydospore formation), protein MVLLCKYKVSWVFVLSVAGSSLIRDFLFGQDDSLSIEKRTNEYTTPEYGGTSHCNGGDKNCYPQCFDHRGQPKKDKCCFDKHNKVLYPYPCTSSSSSSSSSSTVSSSSSEVISSSSEEASSSEITSSSEISSSSEVSSSSEVLSSSEIISSSSEVVSSSSKVSSSSEATSSSSEIISSSSEVVSSSSQVTSSSEVVSSSSEVVSSSSEVSSSSEVVSSSSEVSSSSEVSSSSEVSSSSQVTSSSEIVSSSSEVSSSSSEVVSSSSEVSSSSEVVSSSSEVSSSSEVSSSSEVSSSSEVSSSSEVSSSSQVISSSEVVSSSSEVVSSSSEVSSSSEVSSSSEVVSSSSEVSSSSEVSSSSEVSSSSQVTSSSEIVSSSSEVSSSSSEVVSSSSEVSSSSEVVSSSSEVSSSSEVSSSSEVSSSSEVSSSSEVSSSSQVTSSSEVVSSSSEVSSSSEVVSSSSEVSSSSEVSSSSEVSSSSQVTSSSEIVSSSSEVSSSSSEVVSSSSEVSSSSEVVSSSSEVSSSSEVSSSSEVSSSSQVTSSSEIVSSSSEVSSSSSEVVSSSSEVSSSSEVVSSSSEVSSSSEVSSSSEVSSSSQVTSSSEVVSSSSEVVSSSSEVSSSSEVSSSSEVSSSSEVSSSSEVSSSSQVTSSSEIVSSSSEVSSSSSEVVSSSSEVSSSSEVVSSSSEVSSSSEVSSSSEVSSSSQVTSSSEVVSSSSEVVSSSSEVSSSSEVSSSSEVSSSSEVSSSSEVSSSSEVTSSSSEIISSSSSSEVTSSSEVSSSSQATSSSSEIISSSSKVSSSSEITSSSECISSTSEVNSSSSEVVSSSSASSEVVSSSTECISSSSEAISSSSQVTSSSTECISSSSEVISSSEVTSCSSEVVSSSETCISSKEMSSSEQISSSESTSSCSEFVSKSSEHSSLSSESCPSEETSTVSETSSETVTCKHHGCSKTKTHHSTPTKCVTKTIETSVYVTTCPDKSITTETAVVIVVTNESTATTYTEIIKTTVIEGNTLTTNIPIKHVETETAEIIEYTTICPTTLPNGHKTTVIAGIAVGTNGQGQKVTKTVPLEYNESTLANGHVTRVASGIVKATGENGEEITKTIPIEYRKTTERIEFITVCPTTLANGQVIETTAGIVITTNKQGEKVTKPVPLEFTSTIEFSHHLTTHPVTLPNGQITVTTEGVIITRKGEQQFTKTVEVGNLPSKPIEVVQKISVVPKTLPNSQVTSETVAILVTVGEELQPITKTIPIGTSAQETEPSFASYSEIVFTTCSEGGCNTYTTNVEVIGNKVITKQSGKPIVEEQTTNGIEHQSDKVYYTVVSGETKTIQTPGSIVSTSPAAIPVVTSKGSPNIVGSSVVAGSSVTTSEVSTSTAGVLQGNAASRQSFNYKFIVGLILAYIIA, encoded by the coding sequence aTGGTATTGTTGTGCAAATATAAGGTTTCTTGGGTTTTCGTGTTGTCCGTAGCAGGTTCTTCGTTGATTAGAGACTTTTTATTTGGTCAAGATGATAGTTTGTCGATTGAGAAAAGAACAAACGAGTACACTACTCCAGAGTACGGTGGTACAAGCCATTGCAATGGTGGTGATAAGAATTGTTATCCTCAGTGTTTTGATCATCGTGGCCAACCAAAGAAAGATAAATGTTGCTTTGATAAACACAACAAGGTTTTATATCCATATCCTTGTACTTCATCTtcgtcttcatcttcatccaGTAGTACTGTATCATCAAGCTCCAGCGAagtaatttcttcatcttctgaGGAAGCTAGCTCAAGTGAAATTACATCGTCCAGTGAAATAAGCTCCTCAAGTGAAGTCAGTTCCTCAAGTGAAGTTTTATCATCAAGCGAAATCATTAGTTCGTCCAGTGAAGTTGTTAGTTCGTCAAGTAAAGTTAGTTCTTCGAGTGAAGCCACCAGTTCATCCAGTGAAATTATTAGTTCTTCTAGTGAAGTTGTCAGCTCCTCAAGCCAAGTCACAAGTTCAAGTGAAGTGGTAAGTTCATCGAGTGAAGTGGTCAGCTCATCAAGTGAAGTTAGTTCATCAAGTGAAGTGGTAAGCTCCTCCAGTGAAGTCAGCTCTTCCAGTGAAGTCAGCTCTTCCAGTGAAGTCAGTTCTTCGAGCCAAGTTACAAGTTCAAGTGAAATTGTTAGTAGCTCAAGTGAAGTTAGTAGTTCATCAAGTGAAGTGGTCAGCTCATCAAGTGAAGTTAGTTCATCAAGTGAAGTGGTAAGCTCCTCCAGTGAAGTCAGCTCTTCCAGTGAAGTCAGCTCTTCCAGTGAAGTCAGCTCTTCCAGTGAAGTCAGCTCTTCCAGTGAAGTCAGTTCTTCGAGCCAAGTTATAAGTTCAAGTGAAGTGGTCAGCTCATCAAGTGAAGTGGTCAGCTCATCAAGTGAAGTTAGTTCATCAAGTGAAGTTAGTTCATCAAGTGAAGTGGTAAGCTCCTCCAGTGAAGTCAGCTCTTCCAGTGAAGTCAGCTCTTCCAGTGAAGTCAGTTCTTCGAGCCAAGTTACAAGTTCAAGTGAAATTGTTAGTAGCTCAAGTGAAGTTAGTAGTTCATCAAGTGAAGTGGTCAGCTCATCAAGTGAAGTTAGTTCATCAAGTGAAGTGGTAAGCTCCTCCAGTGAAGTCAGCTCTTCCAGTGAAGTCAGCTCTTCCAGTGAAGTCAGCTCTTCCAGTGAAGTCAGCTCTTCCAGTGAAGTCAGTTCTTCGAGCCAAGTTACAAGTTCAAGTGAAGTGGTCAGCTCATCAAGTGAAGTTAGTTCATCAAGTGAAGTGGTCAGCTCATCAAGTGAAGTCAGCTCTTCCAGTGAAGTCAGCTCTTCCAGTGAAGTCAGTTCTTCGAGCCAAGTTACAAGTTCAAGTGAAATTGTTAGTAGCTCAAGTGAAGTTAGTAGTTCATCAAGTGAAGTGGTCAGCTCATCAAGTGAAGTTAGTTCATCAAGTGAAGTGGTAAGCTCCTCCAGTGAAGTCAGCTCTTCCAGTGAAGTCAGCTCTTCCAGTGAAGTCAGTTCTTCGAGCCAAGTTACAAGTTCAAGTGAAATTGTTAGTAGCTCAAGTGAAGTTAGTAGTTCATCAAGTGAAGTGGTCAGCTCATCAAGTGAAGTTAGTTCATCAAGTGAAGTGGTAAGCTCCTCCAGTGAAGTCAGCTCTTCCAGTGAAGTCAGCTCTTCCAGTGAAGTCAGTTCTTCTAGCCAAGTTACAAGTTCAAGTGAAGTGGTCAGCTCATCAAGTGAAGTGGTCAGCTCATCAAGTGAAGTTAGTTCATCAAGTGAAGTTAGTTCATCAAGTGAAGTCAGCTCTTCCAGTGAAGTCAGCTCTTCCAGTGAAGTCAGTTCTTCGAGCCAAGTTACAAGTTCAAGTGAAATTGTTAGTAGCTCAAGTGAAGTTAGTAGTTCATCAAGTGAAGTGGTCAGCTCATCAAGTGAAGTTAGTTCATCAAGTGAAGTGGTAAGCTCCTCCAGTGAAGTCAGCTCTTCCAGTGAAGTCAGCTCTTCCAGTGAAGTCAGTTCTTCGAGCCAAGTTACAAGCTCAAGTGAAGTGGTCAGCTCATCAAGTGAAGTGGTCAGCTCATCAAGTGAAGTTAGTTCATCAAGTGAAGTTAGTTCATCAAGTGAAGTCAGCTCTTCCAGTGAAGTCAGTTCTTCCAGTGAAGTCAGTAGCTCAAGTGAAGTCACTAGTTCATCAAGTGAGATTATTAGTTCCTCCAGTTCTAGTGAAGTTACAAGTTCTAGTGAAGTCAGTTCCTCAAGCCAAGCTACCAGCTCATCAAGCGAAATCATTAGTTCCTCGAGTAAAGTCAGTTCCTCGAGTGAAATTACATCTTCGAGTGAGTGCATTAGTTCAACTAGTGAAGTCAACAGTTCATCAAGTGAGGTTGTCAGTTCATCTAGCGCTTCTAGTGAAGTTGTTAGCTCTTCAACCGAATGTATTAGTTCATCAAGTGAAGCTATCAGTTCTTCAAGCCAAGTTACCAGCTCTTCAACTGAATGCATCAGCTCATCAAGCGAAGTTATATCATCTAGTGAAGTTACCAGTTGTTCCAGTGAAGTGGTATCGTCTAGCGAAACTTGCATCTCAAGTAAAGAAATGTCTTCCAGTGAACAAATATCATCAAGTGAATCTACTAGTTCATGTAGTGAATTTGTTAGCAAAAGTTCAGAAcattcatcattatcaagtGAGTCCTGCCCAAGTGAAGAGACAAGTACAGTTTCAGAAACATCACTGGAGACTGTTACATGTAAACACCATGGATGTTCTAAAACCAAAACTCATCACTCCACTCCAACTAAATGTGttacaaaaacaatagaaaCATCGGTTTACGTTACTACATGTCctgataaatcaattactaCCGAAACTGCGGTGGTTATTGTGGTGACCAATGAATCTACTGCGACTACTTATACTGAAATTATTAAGACTACAGTGATCGAAGGTAATACCTTAACTACTAATATTCCAATCAAACATGTCGAAACAGAAACAGCagaaataattgaatatacCACCATTTGCCCTACCACATTACCAAATGGTCATAAAACAACTGTCATTGCTGGCATTGCTGTTGGTACAAATGGCCAAGGACAGAAAGTTACAAAGACGGTTCCACTCGAATATAACGAGAGCACTTTAGCTAATGGTCACGTAACAAGAGTTGCATCTGGTATTGTCAAAGCTACTGGTGAGAATGGCGAAGAGattacaaaaacaattccAATTGAGTACAGAAAAACTACTGAAAGGATCGAGTTTATTACTGTCTGCCCAACTACACTAGCAAACGGTCAAGTCATTGAAACTACTGCTGGAATTGTCATCACCACTAACAAACAAGGAGAGAAGGTCACAAAGCCAGTTCCACTTGAGTTCACCAGCACCATTGAGTTTAGCCACCACCTCACTACTCATCCTGTTACTTTGCCAAATGGACAAATCACTGTTACTACAGAGGGTGTGATAATTACACGAAAAGGGGAACAACAATTTACCAAGACGGTTGAAGTTGGAAACTTACCTAGCAAACCAATTGAAGTTGTTCAAAAGATTAGTGTTGTTCCAAAGACGTTGCCAAATAGCCAAGTTACTTCAGAAACCGTTGCCATTCTTGTGACAGTAGGCGAAGAGTTGCAACCAATTACAAAGACAATTCCAATTGGAACTAGTGCTCAAGAAACAGAACCATCCTTTGCATCATACAGCGAGATTGTATTTACTACGTGTTCCGAAGGTGGATGCAATACATACACTACAAATGTTGAAGTGATTGGTAACAAGGTCATTACAAAGCAAAGTGGGAAACCAATTGTCGAGGAGCAAACTACCAATGGCATTGAACATCAATCTGATAAAGTATATTACACGGTTGTTTCTGGTGAAACTAAGACTATTCAAACACCCGGATCCATTGTATCAACTTCTCCTGCTGCTATTCCAGTTGTTACCTCAAAAGGATCTCCTAACATTGTTGGATCTTCTGTTGTGGCTGGCTCTTCTGTAACAACAAGTGAAGTTAGTACATCTACTGCCGGTGTTTTACAGGGAAACGCAGCATCAAGACAAAGCTTTAATTACAAGTTCATTGTTGGTTTGATTTTAGCTTATATCATTGCTTAG